In a single window of the uncultured Pseudodesulfovibrio sp. genome:
- a CDS encoding extracellular solute-binding protein produces the protein MKRIFVLFMLAMFAFAGTAQAETLKLLTWKGYAPQKLIEQFEKETGIKVEVTFSNNEEMIAKLRATRGAGFDLAQPSQDRISSVQEKFHIYQALDYSKIEAPLFIPSMLDAVKKNTLVDGKSYAVPFCWGTSGLIVNGDKAPGVDSFKALLDPKYKGRVSYRLKRPTLIAMGFALGYDPFALYSDVEGYKAMLDKVAETLIDAKPIVQNYWANGDALLESMRSGEVFVAMAWDAGGWKLHTENPAIDFQAPKEGALGWIDTFAIPAKAENVSAAYKWINFMMKPENCGYFSSQEKYATASKDALKFTDKAVADNFARSFPQATIDNIKWYPPVPAKLESIEGKVLDKIKAAN, from the coding sequence ATGAAACGGATTTTTGTGCTTTTCATGCTGGCAATGTTCGCCTTCGCCGGAACGGCGCAGGCAGAGACCCTGAAACTCTTGACCTGGAAGGGATACGCTCCTCAGAAGCTCATCGAGCAGTTTGAGAAGGAAACCGGCATCAAGGTCGAGGTGACCTTCTCCAACAACGAGGAGATGATCGCCAAGCTGCGCGCCACTCGCGGCGCCGGTTTCGACCTGGCCCAGCCTTCCCAGGACCGCATTTCCTCCGTTCAGGAGAAGTTCCACATCTACCAGGCCCTGGATTACTCCAAGATCGAAGCTCCCCTGTTCATCCCGTCCATGCTTGACGCGGTCAAGAAGAACACCCTGGTGGACGGCAAGTCCTACGCGGTGCCTTTCTGCTGGGGCACCTCCGGCCTGATCGTCAACGGCGACAAGGCTCCTGGCGTGGATTCCTTCAAGGCCCTGCTTGATCCCAAGTACAAAGGCCGCGTGAGCTACCGCCTGAAGCGCCCGACCCTGATCGCCATGGGCTTCGCGCTTGGTTATGATCCGTTCGCCCTGTACAGCGATGTCGAAGGCTACAAGGCCATGCTCGACAAGGTCGCCGAGACCCTGATCGACGCCAAGCCCATCGTCCAGAACTACTGGGCCAACGGCGACGCCCTGCTCGAGTCCATGCGCTCCGGCGAGGTCTTCGTGGCCATGGCCTGGGATGCGGGCGGATGGAAGCTGCACACCGAGAACCCGGCCATCGACTTCCAGGCTCCCAAGGAAGGCGCTCTGGGCTGGATCGACACCTTCGCCATCCCGGCCAAGGCCGAGAACGTGTCCGCCGCCTACAAGTGGATCAACTTCATGATGAAGCCCGAGAACTGCGGCTACTTCTCCTCTCAGGAAAAGTACGCCACCGCTTCCAAGGATGCCCTCAAGTTCACGGACAAGGCCGTGGCCGACAACTTCGCCCGTTCCTTCCCGCAGGCTACCATCGACAATATCAAGTGGTACCCGCCGGTTCCGGCCAAGCTGGAAAGCATCGAAGGCAAAGTTCTGGACAAGATCAAAGCCGCCAACTAA
- a CDS encoding ABC transporter ATP-binding protein, protein MTNDLSVRALVKRFGDFTAVDDVTFDVPDGSFFSILGPSGCGKTTLLRMIAGFETQTSGSIEIRGRDMLGVPPNQRPVNLVFQHLALFPMMDVAENVAFGLKRRGVAGAEIKKKTETILERVGLPGFGVKRIDQLSGGQKQRVAIARCLVLEPSVLLLDEPLGALDLKLREQMKVELKKLQAKVGTTFIYITHDQSEALVMSDRVAVMNKGRFEQVGTPQELYGRPETPFVAQFVGDNNRWSGTISKTLDNGEVLLSTDEGYSFRTLAHNSCSGCTRVDLFLRPEAMRIEPKEKADLNTFDVTVKSILFDGANSRLLTVTKEERELIVTLPQNRKFDHIRPGDAINVGWHPESGICFRAED, encoded by the coding sequence ATGACCAACGATCTTTCCGTACGAGCCCTGGTGAAGCGTTTCGGCGATTTCACCGCCGTTGACGACGTGACCTTCGATGTCCCTGACGGGTCCTTTTTTTCCATCCTCGGCCCCTCCGGCTGCGGCAAGACCACGCTCTTGCGCATGATCGCCGGGTTCGAGACGCAGACCTCGGGTTCCATCGAGATTCGCGGCCGCGACATGCTCGGCGTGCCTCCCAACCAGCGTCCCGTCAACCTCGTCTTCCAGCACCTGGCCCTGTTCCCCATGATGGACGTGGCCGAGAACGTGGCCTTCGGCCTGAAACGGCGCGGCGTGGCCGGAGCCGAGATCAAGAAGAAGACCGAGACCATCCTGGAGCGGGTGGGGCTGCCCGGTTTCGGGGTCAAACGGATCGATCAGTTGTCCGGCGGACAGAAGCAGCGCGTGGCCATCGCCCGCTGTCTGGTTCTGGAGCCCTCGGTGCTCCTGCTGGATGAGCCTCTGGGCGCACTGGACCTGAAACTGCGCGAGCAGATGAAGGTTGAGCTCAAGAAGCTCCAGGCCAAGGTGGGCACGACGTTCATCTACATCACCCACGATCAGTCCGAGGCGTTGGTCATGTCCGACCGCGTGGCGGTCATGAACAAAGGCCGTTTCGAGCAGGTGGGCACGCCCCAGGAACTCTACGGGCGGCCCGAAACCCCGTTCGTGGCCCAGTTCGTGGGCGACAACAACCGCTGGAGCGGAACCATTTCCAAGACTCTGGACAACGGCGAGGTGCTCCTCTCGACCGACGAGGGCTACTCCTTCCGCACCCTGGCGCACAACTCCTGTTCGGGCTGTACCCGGGTGGATCTCTTCCTGCGGCCCGAGGCCATGCGCATCGAACCCAAGGAGAAAGCGGATCTGAACACCTTCGACGTGACGGTCAAGTCCATCCTTTTCGACGGCGCCAACAGCCGCCTGCTCACGGTGACCAAGGAAGAGCGCGAGCTGATCGTCACTCTGCCCCAGAACCGCAAGTTCGACCACATCCGGCCCGGCGACGCCATCAACGTGGGCTGGCACCCTGAATCCGGTATCTGTTTCCGGGCGGAGGATTGA
- a CDS encoding ABC transporter permease — MPRSRLAFWIFLAPVLMWLMLLIVLPHLDLLTMSFRGENDYGDMVWTASNYLNFFTEPIYWLTFVRTALYAVITTAITFVLAMPVAFYISKLARHRLQGALMIFILLPFWVSELVRIYGWMILLRESGVLNFFLVKLGVLNKPVEMLYNDATMIMGLVYTSMLFMVVPLVSVMDSLDDSLIEAAHDLGASKLAIWRTIIIPHCKPGITSGAIVVFMLTLGNYLTPNLMGGKNSLWFTEQIYNQFIASFNWNQGSAFGFLLLVLSSLIIWAGLKLSGQKLGEVAS, encoded by the coding sequence GTGCCACGCTCGCGACTCGCCTTCTGGATATTCCTGGCCCCGGTGCTGATGTGGCTTATGCTGCTCATCGTCCTGCCCCACCTCGACCTGCTGACCATGAGTTTTCGGGGAGAGAACGACTATGGCGACATGGTCTGGACTGCAAGCAACTATCTGAACTTTTTCACTGAGCCCATTTACTGGCTGACCTTTGTGCGTACCGCGCTTTACGCGGTCATCACCACGGCCATCACTTTTGTCTTGGCCATGCCCGTGGCTTTCTACATCTCCAAGCTGGCCCGGCACCGGTTGCAGGGCGCGTTGATGATTTTCATCCTGTTGCCGTTCTGGGTCAGCGAACTGGTCCGCATCTACGGCTGGATGATCCTGCTGCGCGAGTCCGGGGTGCTCAACTTCTTCCTGGTCAAGCTCGGGGTTCTGAACAAGCCCGTGGAGATGCTCTACAACGACGCGACCATGATCATGGGGCTGGTCTACACTTCCATGCTCTTCATGGTTGTTCCCCTGGTCTCGGTCATGGACAGCCTGGACGACAGTTTGATCGAGGCGGCCCACGACCTCGGAGCCAGCAAGCTGGCCATCTGGCGGACGATCATCATTCCGCATTGCAAGCCCGGCATCACCTCCGGGGCCATCGTGGTCTTCATGCTCACCCTGGGCAACTATCTGACGCCGAACCTCATGGGCGGCAAGAACTCGCTCTGGTTCACCGAGCAGATCTACAACCAGTTCATCGCCAGCTTCAACTGGAACCAGGGCTCGGCCTTCGGCTTCCTGCTTCTGGTCCTGAGTTCCCTGATCATCTGGGCCGGGCTGAAGCTTTCCGGCCAGAAACTCGGGGAGGTGGCCTCATGA
- the eutC gene encoding ethanolamine ammonia-lyase subunit EutC — protein sequence MACPPKSVHNETVAADDLVHKDFWAGLRSWTDARIALGRAGVSQRTRDVLAFQLDHARARDAVHQVLDREAAFGEIEFLEVESQAPDRSVFLQRPDLGRLLTPESEALLADRAGSGFDVAFTVSAGLSSTAVEKNFAPFWREFAPALEGLGLSVAPICFAEQGRVALGDRVAMAFKARMAVVLIGERPGLSSPDSMGIYMTYAPKSDTTDEARNCISNVRPAGLSYEEAVRTLCALMREAFRREVSGVDLKVDDALALAGGDEAGRLEE from the coding sequence GTGGCCTGTCCTCCTAAATCCGTACACAACGAGACTGTGGCGGCAGACGATCTGGTCCATAAGGACTTCTGGGCGGGACTGCGATCCTGGACCGATGCGCGCATCGCGCTGGGCCGGGCCGGGGTCAGCCAGCGTACCCGTGACGTGCTCGCTTTCCAGCTGGATCACGCCAGGGCGCGGGACGCGGTGCATCAGGTTCTGGACCGCGAGGCCGCCTTCGGGGAGATCGAATTTCTGGAAGTGGAAAGCCAGGCACCCGACCGGTCCGTTTTTTTGCAGCGCCCCGACCTCGGGCGACTGCTCACGCCTGAGAGTGAAGCCTTGCTGGCCGACCGGGCCGGGAGCGGATTCGACGTGGCCTTCACGGTCTCGGCCGGGCTTTCCTCCACGGCCGTGGAAAAGAATTTCGCGCCATTCTGGCGGGAGTTCGCACCCGCGCTTGAGGGGCTGGGCCTGAGTGTGGCCCCCATCTGCTTCGCGGAGCAGGGCAGGGTGGCCTTGGGCGACCGCGTGGCCATGGCCTTCAAGGCACGCATGGCCGTGGTCCTGATAGGCGAGCGGCCCGGTTTGAGCTCCCCGGACAGTATGGGCATTTATATGACATACGCCCCGAAATCTGATACGACGGATGAGGCTCGAAACTGCATCTCCAACGTCCGGCCCGCCGGGCTGAGCTATGAGGAGGCCGTCCGAACCCTGTGCGCGCTTATGCGCGAGGCGTTCAGACGGGAGGTGTCGGGTGTGGATCTGAAGGTGGACGACGCTCTGGCGCTCGCGGGAGGGGACGAGGCCGGACGCCTCGAGGAGTAG